The following are encoded together in the Humulus lupulus chromosome 5, drHumLupu1.1, whole genome shotgun sequence genome:
- the LOC133777592 gene encoding malate dehydrogenase, cytoplasmic-like isoform X1: protein MANAVAGSGWPITIVPSEKFRSQLIKKIPFSCQDTKKIKVLLLRQRISFASQHFLWTLFCGFFFWRLTKYMWSFLKMEKEPVRVLVTGAAGQIGYAIVPMISRGAMLGPDQHVILHLLDIEPAAEALKGVKMELIDAAFPLLKGVVATTDVVEACKDVNIAIMIGGFPRKEGMERKDVMSKNVSIYKAQASALEEHAAEDCKVLVVANPANTNALILKEFAPSIPEKNITCLTRLDHNRALGQISERLNVHVGDVKNAIIWGNHSSTQYPDANHATFNTGSGEKLVKELVADDHWLQTDFITTVQQRGAAIIKARKQSSALSAASSACDHIRDWVLGTPKGTWVSMGVYSDGSYGIEPGLIYSFPVTCEKGEWSIVQGLKIDGFSREKMDATAKELVEEKSLAYSCLN, encoded by the exons ATGGCTAACGCAGTTGCCGGAAGTGGTTGGCCGATCACAATCGTCCCCAGCGAAAAATTCAGAAGCCAGTTAATCAAGAAAATCCCA TTTTCTTGTCAAGACACCAAGAAAATAAAGGTTCTTCTCTTGAGACAGAGGATATCTTTTGCATCTCAGCATTTCCTGTGGACTTTGTTTTG TGGGTTCTTCTTTTGGAGACTTACCAAATACATGTGGAGCTTCTTGAAGATGGAGAAGGAACCAGTCAGGGTACTTGTTACGGGTGCTGCAG GACAAATTGGCTATGCTATAGTTCCAATGATTTCAAGGGGAGCCATGCTTGGCCCTGATCAGCATGTGATCCTGCACTTGCTTGATATTGAACCTGCTGCTGAAGCTTTGAAAGGGGTCAAGATGGAGTTGATTGATGCTGCTTTCCCCCTTCTTAAAG GTGTTGTTGCCACTACTGATGTTGTGGAAGCGTGTAAGGATGTCAATATTGCTATTATGATTGGAGGGTTCCCAAGAAAGGAAGGTATggaaagaaaagatgtaatgtCTAAAAACGTATCCATTTACAAGGCTCAAGCTTCAGCATTGGAAGAACATGCTGCTGAAGATTGCAAG GTTTTAGTGGTAGCCAATCCAGCAAACACTAATGCACTGATCTTAAAAGAGTTTGCTCCTTCAATCCCAGAGAAGAACATCACTTGTCTCACGCGACTAGATCATAACAGAGCATTAGGTCAAATCTCAGAGAGGCTAAATGTTCATGTTGGTGATGTGAAGAATGCTATTATCTGGGGCAATCATTCTTCCACTCAATATCCTGATGCCAATCATGCTACATTCAACACTGGGAGCGGAGAGAaacttgtcaaagaacttgtagCGGATGATCATTG GTTACAAACTGATTTCATCACCACCGTGCAGCAGCGAGGCGCAGCCATTATAAAGGCAAGGAAGCAATCAAGTGCATTATCTGCAGCTAGTTCAGCTTGTGATCATATACGTGACTGGGTCCTCGGAACTCCAAAg GGAACATGGGTTTCAATGGGAGTGTATTCTGATGGTTCTTATGGAATCGAACCTGGCCTTATTTACTCATTTCCTGTTACATGCGAGAAAGGAGAATGGTCTATTGTTCAGG GGCTGAAGATTGATGGGTTTTCTCGAGAAAAGATGGATGCTACTGCAAAAGAACTCGTTGAGGAGAAATCATTGGCCTATTCATGTCTCAACTGA
- the LOC133777592 gene encoding malate dehydrogenase, cytoplasmic-like isoform X2 yields the protein MWSFLKMEKEPVRVLVTGAAGQIGYAIVPMISRGAMLGPDQHVILHLLDIEPAAEALKGVKMELIDAAFPLLKGVVATTDVVEACKDVNIAIMIGGFPRKEGMERKDVMSKNVSIYKAQASALEEHAAEDCKVLVVANPANTNALILKEFAPSIPEKNITCLTRLDHNRALGQISERLNVHVGDVKNAIIWGNHSSTQYPDANHATFNTGSGEKLVKELVADDHWLQTDFITTVQQRGAAIIKARKQSSALSAASSACDHIRDWVLGTPKGTWVSMGVYSDGSYGIEPGLIYSFPVTCEKGEWSIVQGLKIDGFSREKMDATAKELVEEKSLAYSCLN from the exons ATGTGGAGCTTCTTGAAGATGGAGAAGGAACCAGTCAGGGTACTTGTTACGGGTGCTGCAG GACAAATTGGCTATGCTATAGTTCCAATGATTTCAAGGGGAGCCATGCTTGGCCCTGATCAGCATGTGATCCTGCACTTGCTTGATATTGAACCTGCTGCTGAAGCTTTGAAAGGGGTCAAGATGGAGTTGATTGATGCTGCTTTCCCCCTTCTTAAAG GTGTTGTTGCCACTACTGATGTTGTGGAAGCGTGTAAGGATGTCAATATTGCTATTATGATTGGAGGGTTCCCAAGAAAGGAAGGTATggaaagaaaagatgtaatgtCTAAAAACGTATCCATTTACAAGGCTCAAGCTTCAGCATTGGAAGAACATGCTGCTGAAGATTGCAAG GTTTTAGTGGTAGCCAATCCAGCAAACACTAATGCACTGATCTTAAAAGAGTTTGCTCCTTCAATCCCAGAGAAGAACATCACTTGTCTCACGCGACTAGATCATAACAGAGCATTAGGTCAAATCTCAGAGAGGCTAAATGTTCATGTTGGTGATGTGAAGAATGCTATTATCTGGGGCAATCATTCTTCCACTCAATATCCTGATGCCAATCATGCTACATTCAACACTGGGAGCGGAGAGAaacttgtcaaagaacttgtagCGGATGATCATTG GTTACAAACTGATTTCATCACCACCGTGCAGCAGCGAGGCGCAGCCATTATAAAGGCAAGGAAGCAATCAAGTGCATTATCTGCAGCTAGTTCAGCTTGTGATCATATACGTGACTGGGTCCTCGGAACTCCAAAg GGAACATGGGTTTCAATGGGAGTGTATTCTGATGGTTCTTATGGAATCGAACCTGGCCTTATTTACTCATTTCCTGTTACATGCGAGAAAGGAGAATGGTCTATTGTTCAGG GGCTGAAGATTGATGGGTTTTCTCGAGAAAAGATGGATGCTACTGCAAAAGAACTCGTTGAGGAGAAATCATTGGCCTATTCATGTCTCAACTGA